Genomic segment of Truepera radiovictrix DSM 17093:
GGCCCCGCGACCCCGCCGAAAGCACCCACGACGATGGCCACGAGCATCATCCAACCCGCTGTCGCCAGGCCAAAGAGCAGGTAGCTCGCCGTGGAGATGCTGAGCCCGACTACGACCGTGCGGCGCTCACCTAGGCGCCGCACCGTTGGGCGGATTAAAAAACCCTGGACGAACACCGCCATGAGCCCGACTAACCCGAGCGTCAGGCCGTTCGTGGCCTCCCCCCAACCGAAGCGGTAGCTCGTGTAGAGCACCCAGGTGCTCTCTAGCCCCCGCTGCGCGAGCGAGACGAACACGAAGGCGAGCGCGAGCCCCCCGACGAGCGGGTACGCCCCCAAGGCGCCGATGCTCCCGACGGGGTTCGCGCGGCGCCAGCGAAAGGGGCTGCGGCGGCCCAAGGGGAGCGACTCGGGGAGGATAAAAAGGCCGTAGAGCCCGTTGAGGGCTGAGAGCCCCGCCGCGACGAAAAACGGCAAACGCAGGTCGATAGCGCCCAGCACGCCGCCAAACGCGGGACCGAAGATAAACCCGAGGCCGAACGCCACCCCGACGAGGCCGAAGTTCTGCGCGCGCGTCTCCGGCGTCGAGACGTCGGCGATGTAGGCGTTGACGGTCGTCAGGCTCGAGCCCGCCACCCCCGCGATCAGCCGCCCGAACACGAGCCACGCGAGCGAAGGCGCAAAGGCCAGCAGCAAGTAGGAGACCGCAGAGCCAAAAATCGACGCCAACAGCACCGGGCGCCGCCCGTAGCGGTCGGAGAGCGCGCCTAGAAGGGGCGCGAAGAGAAACTGCATGAGCGCGTACGCCGCGGCGATCAACCCGTAAAAGCGCGCCACTAAAGCGCTGCTTTCACCCAGGAGGTCGCCGACCAGCCCCGGCAAGATGGGGATGATAAAGGCCAGCCCCAAGACGTCCAAAAACAGCGTGACGAGCACCCAGATCATGCTCGCGCGGCGCACTATCGCGTTTGACTCCGACATCGTCTCCCCTCGAACCGGTGCGGGCACGCCGTTAAGCGTCTGCGCCCGGCCCCTTACTCTAATGCGCCGCTCTGAGACCTTCCGATATCCGGCGCACGAACCCCGGTTGCGCGGCGTATGGTCGCGGTACGATGGGTAAAGAATGCCACGGGTCCCGGGCCAGGGGCCCGCTGAAAGGAGCCGCGTGAGCACACCCCTACAACCCCAGCGCAGGCGGCTCGACTCGAGCAAAAACCCCGAGGTGCGCGCGCTCGCCAAGCTTAAAGAGCGCCGCGCGCGGGCGCGCGAGGGGCGTTTTCTGGTCGAGGGCACCCGCGAGGTGACGCGCGCGCTCGAGGCCGGGCGGGCGCTCGAACGCCTCTACGTCTGCCCCGAAAGGCTCCGCGACGAGGGGCGGGCGCTCGTCGCGCGCTGCCAGGCCGAGGGCGCAGCGAGCGTCACCGAGCTCTCCCCCGCCGCGTTTCGGGTGCTCAGCCACCGCGAGGCGCCCGACGGCGTGATCGCGCTCGTCCGCACCGCGCTCACCACCTTACGTGACCTTCAGCTCGCCGCCGACGCGCTCGTGCTGGTCGTCGACGGGCTCGAGAAACCGGGTAACCTGGGCGCGCTTTTGCGCACCGCCGACGGGGTGGGCGCCGCGGCGGTCTTCGCGACCGGCGCGGGCACCGACTTTGAAAACCCCAACGTGATCCGCTCGAGCATGGGCAGCGTCTTTAGCCTCCCGACGCTGCGCGCCCCCGCGGCCGAGCTGCTGGCGTGGCTCCGCGCGCAGGGGTTTCGCCTGGTCGCCGCCACCCCGCACGCCGACACGCTCTTCTGGGACGCCCCCTACACGGGCCGCACCGCCCTGCTGCTGGGCACCGAGCACGACGGGCTCTCCGCGCTGTGGCTCGAGGCCGCCGACGTCCGGGTCACCATCCCGATGGGCGGCCTTGCCGACTCGCTCAACGTCGCCACGGCCGGGGCGCTCTTGCTGTACGAGGCGCTCCGGCAGCGGCGGCGCCGGGCGCCGTAATCCCCCGTGGCGCACGCTCGAGGCGGGGCGGCCTCCGTTAAGATAACCCCCATGATTCGCCACGCCCTCGTCCAGTTCAAACCGCACAAGTCGCAAGGGGAGCGCAACGCCGCGCGGCTCGCCGAGGTCATCGCGCAGCTAGCGGGCGAGGGCGTCGACGTGCTGACGCTCCCCGAAACGGCGCTGACGGGCTACTTTTTGCAGGCCGGGGTGCGCGAGCAGGCGCTCACTGCCGCCGAGATGCTGGCGCTCTTGCAGCGGGCCGTGCGCGCGGCGGGGCGCAGCGAACCGCTCGACATCTGCGTGGGTTTTTACGAACGCGACGGCGGCCACTTCTATAACAGCGCGCTCTACGCCGAGCTCAACACCCCGCAAGCGGGTATCCGGCACGTCCACCGTAAGCTCTTTTTGCCGACCTACGGCGTGTTCGACGAGGAGCGCTACGTCTCCCGTGGGTGGCGCCTAGACGCTTTTGACACCCGCTTCGGGCGGGCCGGGATGCTCATCTGCGAGGACGCCTGGCACACCTCGACGGCGGCGGTGCTGGCGCTTAAAGGGGCCGACGTGCTCTACATCCCGACCGCGAGCCCCGTGCGCGACCTTACCGGCGCCGAACCCGCTAATGTGCAGCGCTGGGAGGACACCGCCAAGGGGATCGCGGGCGAGCACGGCGTGTACGTGGTGACGACCTGCTTGACCGGGTTCGAGGGGGGCAAAGGGTTCTCCGGCGGTTCGCACGTGATGGACCCCTACGGGGCTCTCATCGCGCGCGCGCCGCTCTTTCACGAGCACCTGCTTTTGACCGACCTCCACCTCGAGAGCATCCAGGCGGCGCGTTACGAAAACCCGCTTCTAGCCGATCTGCGCGCCAACTTGCCCGAGCTGGTGCGGGCTTTTCAGGAGGTGAGCCAATGAGCGAGCTTAAGGGCGCGCGCACGGCGCCCCGCGCCGCCCTACCCATGACGCGCGCCGAGGGGCGACCGCGAAAGCCCTTGGCGCTCAACCTCGAGCTGACCACCGACTTTTTGGTGAGTTTTTTGCGCGACGAGGTCACGCGGCGCAAGGGCTTTGACCGCGTGGTGGTGCCCCTCTCGGGGGGCATCGACAGCGCCGTGACGGCCTACTTAGCGGCGCGCGCTTTCGGCCCCGAAAACGTCCACGCGCTGCGGCTCCCCTACCGCGCCTCGGACCCCGACTCGCTCGCGCACGCGCAGCTCGTCGTCGACGCGCTCGGGCTCCCCGCAGAGACGCTCGACATCACCGAGATGGTCGACGCGTACGCGCGGCTCGTCCCCGACGTCACCCCGCACCGCTTGGGCAACGTCATGGCGCGCGTGCGGATGATCGTCGCCTTCGACAAGGCCGCCGAACTCGGCGCGGTGCACCTGGGCACCGGCAACAAGACCGAGCGGTTTTTCGGCTACTACACCTGGCACGACGTCGCCGACGCCGCGCCCGTGAGCCCCTTGGGCGACCTTTTCAAGACGCAGGTGCGCGCCCTCGCCGAGCACCTGGGCGTCCCCGAAGCGGTGCGGCGCAAACCCCCGTCGGCCGACCTGGTGGTCGGGCAGTCCGACGAAGCGGACCTCGGCATCTCGTACGAGCGCGCCGACACCATCCTCATCCACCACCTCTCGGGCTACGGCGACGCCTACATCGAGAGCCTCGGCTTCTCCGCTGCGGAGATCGCCCTCGTGCGGGGGCTTGTCGCCAAAACCCACTGGAAGCGCGCGCTGCCGATTCACGCGGTGGTCTCGAGCACCGCCATCGGCGAATTTTACCTGCGCCCAGTGGACTACTAGGTTCTGTTGGCCCCTCCTCGGCTTCCGCCTAGACCGCTTTGAGAGGGCGCGGCCTGTCGCTCGTGGCTCGTGGTCTACGGGCCACGAGCCGCTAGCCGCTCGTGAAACTGCGATGATGAAAGCTAGGCCCTAAGACCACCGAACCCGCAAACGAAACGCCCCCCCTGCACGCAGACGGCTTTATCGGCTTCTACCCCTGCCGCGACCTGGCGCGGACCAGGCGCTTTTACCGCGCGCTCGGGCTGACGCTCGCCCGCGATCAGGGGACGTGCCTCATCTTCCGCGTCGCCCCGGGGGGATACGTGGGCTTCTGCCAACACGACGCGGCCCTGCCGGAGCACCCCGGCCTCATTCTGACGCTCGTTCTAGACGACGTAGACGGGACTTACGCGCGGCTTTGCGAGCGCGGCGTCCCCACCGAAGCGCCCCCTAGAGAGAACGCCCGCTTCGGCATCTACCACTTTTTCGCCCGCGACCCCGACGGTTACCGCTTGGAGGTGCAGCGCTTCCTCGAGCCCCTCTAGACGGCCCCGGCGCCTTTGGCCTACGATGCCGTATCGCTTTGTTCGGGGCGGGCCGAGGAGGCATGATGCGCGGCTTTATGGCGGAGTTTCGGCAGTTCATCGCTCAGGGCAACGTCTTGGACCTCGCCGTCGCCGTGGTGCTCGGCGCGTCTTTCGGAGCGATCACCACCTCGCTCGTCGAAGACATCCTGATGCCGCCCATCGGTTACCTCGTGGGCGGTGTGGACTTTCGGGAGCTCGCGCTGCAGCTCGGCGACGGGGTCACCGTCCGCTACGGCGCCTTTCTCAACACGGTCGTCAACTTCGTCATCGTCGCGTTCGCGCTCTTTCTCGTCGTCCGGGCGGCGAGCGCGCTGCAAAAGCTCCGCCGCCAAGCGGAGGTCACGGCGGAGCTGACCGAGCTGGCGCTCTTGCAAGAGATCCGCGACCTCCTCGCCGCCCAGGCGTCCGGCGCGCCTAGGACGCCGCCCGAGCCGTAGCGCGTGGCGGGAGGTAGATGGCGAAGGCGCGGAAAAAGGCCGACTTGCCGACCAAGGTGTGCGCTGTCTGCGGCCTACCCTTTACCTGGCGCAGGAAGTGGGCGCGCGACTGGGAGCGCGTCCGGTACTGCTCGGAGCGCTGCCGGCGGGCGGCGAAGCGGCGGGGCGAGCGGGCGTGACGCCCCACCCTCAACCGTGCAGCAGCACCGGCACCTCGGCGCCGCGCAGCAGCGCTTCGGTCGTCGACCCCCGGAAAAACGCGCTCAGCCGCCCCTCGCCAAAAGCGCCGATCGCCAGCAGGTCGCCCTCTTGGAGGGTCTCCACAATCGCCGGTACGACCTCCCCCTCGAGCACGTGCTTGCTCAGCGTGAGCTCGCCTCGGCGGCTCGCGGCGTAGTGCACCGCCTCGAGGTGCGCCCCGGCGAGCGGGTCCTCCTCGCGGCCCTCCCCCCGCACGCTGACGGCGGCGAGCGGCAGCTCGAGGCGGGCGGCGAGCGCGACCGCGTAGGGGAGCACCTGCGCAGCGGGCTCCGAACCGTCGTAGGCGAAGACCACCCGGCGGGGTTCGCGAAAGCGCTCGGGGGTCACGAGCACCGCCCCCGGCGCGCGCCGCAGCACCCGCTCGGCGACCCCGCCGAGGCGCGCGGCGTCGCGCGTCCCCTCCCCCTGCCGCCCGAGCACCAAGAGCTCGCCCTCACCGACGCTTTCGAGCAGCGCGTCGGCCGCGAAACCCGCGCGCACCTCCGCAAAAACGTGCTCGGCGCCCTCACCTTCGGCGAGCTCTCGGGCGCGCCCCAAGAGCTCGCGGGCGCGCGTTTCGAGCGCCTCGTAGACCGACGTCCCCTGCGCCGGCTCGAACGCGCCCCCTAGCTCTACGAGGGGCGCAGCGAGCGTGCTCGCGCCCAGGTCCCCCCCCACGCTCCCGAAGTCGCCCAGGGAAGCGCCCCCCAAAAGGCCCGTGTCGATCACGTGAACGGCGTACAGGGGCAGCGCCAGCCGCCGGCTCAAGAGGGCCGCGTAGCGCGCCGCGGCCTCCGCGTAGGGTGAACCGTCGACGGCGAGGCGGACGGCGCTCAGGGTGGGGTCAGTGTGGATCATACGGCCCAGTCTAGCCCGCAGCGCCTTACGGGGTGTACCGTCGACCTCTGCCCCCCGCGCGAAAGGGGCTACAGGCCGTTCTCGGCGAGACGGTGACCCACCGCCAAGCGTGAGCGCCTCGGCGCAGGGGCTAGCGCAGGATGACGAACTCGAGCTCCGCCGGCCCCGCCACGAACACCGGCTCCTTGGCGACCGTACCGATCACCACCGGCCCCGAGAGGCGCGAGAGCCAGGCGCTAAAGCGGTCGAAGTCGGCGTCGGAGGGGCTCGGCCGCACCTGCTCGAAGAGCCCCACGCGGCGCAGCCGGTTGAGGCTCTCGAGGCTTAGGCGCGCGAGTTCGGCGCGGAGCGCGTCGCGGCTAAGCGGCGCCTCCGGCGTCCCCAGGTGCAGCTGCCGGGTGGCCACGAGCTGCCCGCGCGCGAGCAGCTGCAGGTTCGGGTACGCCTCGACGTAGACGGCGATAGGGGCGGGTGCGACGAAGTTGCCGCTCGCGACGAGCACCACCAGGTCGTCGCCCGGCGAAGCGGCGATCGCGCGGGTGAGGCCGTCAAGCTGATCGGCGCGCAGCTCGATGTCGCTGGCCCCGCGCCGGGTGACCTCCTGCCGCGCGCTCTCGACAAAACGGTTGAGCGCCCCCAGGATCTCGACCTCGTCGGTCTCCGAGATCACCCCGGCGTAGACGATCTCGCCGTTTCGGTAGGTGAGCTCGCCGCCGCTCGCCGCCTCTAGCTGCGCGACGGTGTCGCGCAAAAACTGCGCCCGCTGCTCCGACTCGACCCGTAGCGCCTGCAGCTCGTTTTGCAGCGTCACGACCTGGTTTTGCAGGTTGTTCAAGGTGTCCTCGAACTCGCGGTTCTGGGCGCTCAAAAGCTCGTTCTGCTGGCTTAAACCCTCGTTCGAGAGCCTTAAGCCCGCGTTGTCTTGCTGCAAAAGCGCGTTCTGCTGCTCGAGCTGCTCTTGCTGCGCCGCGAGCTGCGCCGCGCGCGCCTGCAGCTCGGCGACCTCGGCGCGCAGCTCCGAGCTCTCCTGCCGGAGCCGGATGGCGTCGCGCAGGGCGGCGTCGCGCGCCTCGCGAGCGGTGTCGCGCTGCCGCTCGGCGGTGCTGATGACCTCCTGGGCGCGCTCGAGCTCCTCTTGTCCCGAGCGCAAGTCGGCCTCTAGGCGCGCGACCTCAGCGGCCAGCGCGCTCCGCTGCTCGCGCAGCTCGGCGAGTTCGCGCCCGATACTCTGCGCCCGCAGCAGCACGCTAGCGGCGTCCCGAAAGGCGAGGCTCAAAACCCCCAGCGTGAGCAGCATGATCAGCACCCCAGCAGCGATACCGACCGCTTGGCCCGTGCGTTTGGGGCGCCAACCGAAGAGGCTCAAGCGCCGCCGCCCTACCGCCGCCCCCAGGAGGTCCCCCGCGTAGGCGATCACACCCGCCAACACGGTCAGCAGCAGCAGCAGGGTAAGGGTGTAAAGCACGCGGGGAGGAGCGCGGGACGTTACAACTGAAAGTCGGCGCCGAGGTAGTGGGTGCGCACCGCCTCGTCGGCGGCGAACGCCTCGGGGGTCCCCTCGAAGATCACGCGGCCGTCATACATCAGGTAGACGCGGTCGGCGATCGAGAGCGTTTCACGGACGCTGTGGTCGGTTAAGAGCACGCCCAGACCGCGCCGAGAGCGGAGGTCGGCGATAAGCAGCTGAATCTCGCGGATCGACTTGGGGTCGACGCCGGTAAAGGGCTCGTCTAAAAGGATAAAGGCTGGCTCTATGGTGAGGCTGCGGGCGATCTCCAAGCGGCGCCGCTCCCCGCCGGAGAGGGTGTCGGCGCGGTGGTCGGCGAGGTGCGTGAGGCCGAACTCGGCGAGCAGCTCGTCGGCGCGGCGCGCCTGCTCGGCCTTTGAAAGCCGCTGAAACTCGAGGATCGCCATCAGGTTGTCGCGCACCGAGAGCTTGCGAAACGCCGAGGGCTCCTGCGCGAGGTAACCTAGGCCGCGCCGCGCCCGCTTGTACATCGGCCAGCGGGTGATGTCGTCGCCGCCCAAGGTGATGCGCCCCGCGTTGGGACGCACAAACCCGACCATCATGTAAAACGACGTGGTCTTGCCCGCGCCGTTAGGGCCCAAGAGCGCCACGATCTCGCCGCGCTGCAACCTAAAACTCACGCCGTTAACGACCGTCCGGCCCCCGTAGCGTTTGACCAGACCGCTCGCCTCGAGGCTGAGGCGGGCCTCTGCCGCCCTGTCGGGCCTAGCGGTGACGGAGACGGGTGCCGGGGCGTCGTGAAGCGCAGACATAAGGGGATGCTATCACGCAGCGGGTGAGAAAGCCGGGCGCCTCGTTGCACGCCGCTCCCGTAGCGAGAGGGTCAGGAACCCACGGCGTGATATAACGGCCTCTTAACGCAGAGGACGGGAGGCGCTGATGCAAGCCCTTATGAAGGTCGCCCCGGGCGTGGGCAACGTCGAGCTCAGGGAGATTCCCGAACCACAACCCGGGCCGGGTGAGGTGCTGCTCGAGGTGAAAGCTGCCGGGATCTGCGGCACCGACCTGCACATCTACGATGACGAATTCCGCACCCAGCCGCCCGTGGTCATGGGCCACGAGGTCTCGGGGCGGGTCGTCGCCCTCGGCGCAGGGGTCTTCGGCGTGCGGGAGGGGGCGCGCGTGACGACCGAGACCTACGCCGCGACCTGCGGCAGCTGCCGGCTCTGCCGCAGCGGCCACCGCAACCTCTGTGCGGAGCGCCGCTCCATCGGCTCGGCGGTCCACGGCGGCTTCGCCAAGTACCTCGTGGTGCCCGCGACGAACCTGCACGAGCTGCCACCGGGGATCAGCGATGAAGCGGGCGCCCTCACCGAACCTTTGGCCTGCGTCGCCCACGCCGTACTGGGGGCCGCTACGGTGCGAGCAGGTGAGACGGCGGTGGTCGCCGGCCCCGGCGCCATCGGGCTCCTGACGCTCCAGGTCCTTAAAGCGTCGGGGGCAACGGTCATCGTGCTCGGCACGGACGCGGACGAGGCGCGTCTCGAGCTCGCCCGGAGGCTCGGCGCCGAGCACACCCTCAGCGTGCAGCGAGAGGACGCGGAGGCGCTCGTACGAGAGGTGACGCTAGACGGCCTCGGCGCCGACGTGGTCTACGAGTGCTCCGGTGCGGGGGGCGCCGCCGCGGCCCTGCTTAGGCTCGTGAGGCGGCGGGGGCGTTACGTGCAGATCGGTCTCTTCGGGCGCCCCGTGGCCTGGGACCTCGACGAGGTGTGCTACCGCGAGCTGACCGTCACGGGGAGCAACGCCAGCACCCCGGAGGGGTGGCGGAGCGCTTTGGCACTCCTCCGCTCGGGTCAGGTGAGCACGCAAGTCCTTGTGAGCAACGTCTACCCGCTCTCGGCGTGGGCGGAGGCGTTTACGTGCTTTCGGGAGAAGCGGGGCGTCAAGGTGCTCCTCAAACCGGGCGCTTGAGGGGCCCTGAGGGGGCTCGCGCTCCGTTGACAGGGCAAAATTGCGGGGGCTATACTCGCCGAGCAGACGCGTCAAGGAGTGCCCGCCGGAAGGCATGCTATATGGGTCCTAACCATGCGGGTTAAACATGCGGGTTAAAGAGGTGCGCCGCCTGACAGCGGCGCGCCTCGGAGGGGACAGAAGATGGCACGGACGGTCAAGCGTTACGCACTCGTGGGGGCGCTTTCGCTGGGGTCTTTGGCGAGCCTCGCGGGGGCGCAGGAGTTCGATTGGCGGCGCTTCGAGGGGACCAACATCCGCTTTTTGATGAACAACCACCCCTTTACGGACTTTATCACCCCCCTGGTACCCGAGTTCGAGGAGTTGACGGGCATTAACGTCACGCTCGAGTCCTTTCCCGAAGACCAGTTCCGCCAGCGCCGTCTGCTCGAGGCCAGCAGCGGCGCGAGCAGCTTAGACGGCTACATGATCCAACCCGGCCAGGACGGCGCGCAGTACCTGGGCGCAGGTTGGGTGCGCTTCGTCGACGACTTCGTCGCCGATAGCACCCTCACGAACCCAGAGTTGGATATGGAGGACTTTTTCGAGGGCGCCATCTCTACCTTCGAGACCGAAGGGGGGCTCTACGGCCTGCCTTTGCAGATCGAGTCGAGCGTGCTCTTCTACCGCACCGACCTCTTCGAGGAGGCCGGGCTGGATGGTCCCCCCGAGACGATGGAGGAGCTTCGCGAGTACGCCGAAGCGCTCAACGGCCCCGGTATGGCTGGGTTCGCCGCCCGCGGGCGCGGGGCGAACGCGACAAGCCAGATCGTCAACTTTCTCTACTCGTTCGGCGGTCAGTGGCTGAACGACGACGGCACCTCGGCCTTAGACAGCGAGGCGAGCCAAGAGGCCCTGGCCTTCTACGCCGACTTGCTGCGCAACTACGGCCCTCCGGGCGTGGTCAACATGTCGTGGCCCGAAGTCACCAGCATCTTCGCGCAAAACCAGGCCGCGATGATGTTCGACGCAAACGTGTTCCGTTCGATTATCGAGGACCCCGCGCAGACCCTGGACGTCGTGCGCGAGAACGTCGCCTACGCGCCCCTTCCCGAAGGTCCCGCCGGCCGCGTTCCGGCGGTGCTCGTGTGGGGCCTTAGCGTCAACCACGCCTCGCAAAACCCCGAAGCGTCGTGGTATTTCATCCAGTGGGCGCTTTCAAAAGAGAACCAGCTCGCCGCCCTGCTCGAGGGCGTGCCCGCCGCACGCCCCTCGGCGTGGGAGAACGAAGAGTTCCAGGCGACCGCACCCGAGAGCTGGATCGAGGCCTCGCAGCTACACTACTCGATCGGCCACGGCGACTGGAACCCGCCCGTCGTACCGGTACCCGAAGTGCGCGACGCCTACGGTCAGGCGATCGTCGCCGCCCTGCAGGGGCAGGAAGTCGGCCCCGCCCTGGAGCAGGCCAACCGTGAGATCAACGCCATCCTCGAGCGCTCCAACAGCGCGCAGTAAACGTTTTGAACGGGTCCGGCGGGTTGCCGGACCCGCTTTTTTGCCACTTTTTTACACTTTTTTAGAGGTCAACCGATGAACGCTACCCGGAGCCGTCCTTGAAGCGCGCCGCAGACTTTTTCGACCGGCACGCGCCGTGGCTTTTTCCGCTGCCCGCGCTGCTCGCTATCTTGGTCCTGATCGTCGGCCCCATTCTGGCCAACTTCGTCCTCGCAACTTATGACTTTTTCATCGGGTCGGCGCCGCGCTTCGTGGGGCTCGCCAACTTTGAGACCGCCCTCGCCGACCGCCGCTTTTGGAATGGGCTCGTCAATACCTTCTACTTCACCGGCGTCGCGGTGCCTTTGCAGATGCTCTTGGGTCTCGGCATCGCGCTCCTATTTAACCGCGACATGATCGGTAAGGGGTTCGTGCGCACCCTTATCCTGCTGCCAATGGTGGCGACCCCGGTTGCGATCGCGCTCATCTGGGCGCTGATGTTTAACCCGAGCCTAGGCGTGCTCAACTATTTTCTGGAGTCGCTGGGGCTGCCGCGCTCTCTCTGGGTGGCCGACGCCCGCTTGGCGATTCCGTCACTGGTGCTCGTGGACGTCTGGCAGTGGAGCCCCTTCGTCGCGCTGATCCTGCTCGCGGCCCTCCAAGGCGTCCCGCAGGAGTACTACGAAGCCGCCCGCATCGACGGCGCGGGCGCCTGGCAGAGCTTCTGGCACATCACCCTGCCGGGGATCCGCGCGGCCATCGTCGTGGCCCTTATTTTGCGGAGTATCGACGCCTTAAAAACCTTCGACATCATCTATGTGATCACCCAAGGGGGGCCGGGGACCGCGTCGGAGACCCTCAACGTTTTCGCCTTTAAAACCGGCTTTGAGTTCTTTCGCGCGGGGTACGCCGCGACACTCCTTATCTTTTTGCTTTTCGTCGTGCTCGGCATCGCGGTGCTCTTAAACCTCGCTAGGAGGCGCGTGGCATGAGTCGAGCAGGCTCCGTGACCGTCTACCCCACGCAGGCGCGCGCTTACAAGCGCAACGCGCGCCTGCAAAGTGCGTTGATCTACCTGCTGATGGCGCTCGTGCTGGTGATCATCCTGTTCCCGTTTGTCTGGATGATCCTGACGAGCTTTCGCAACCAGATCGCCAACACGAGCCCCGTGCCGGTGTGGTTTTTTACGCCGACGCTCGAGAATTACCGCAACGTGATCCAGCGCAACGATTTTTTGTTCTTCACCTGGAACTCGCTCGTCGTGGCGACCCTCTCGACGCTGCTCGGGTTGGTACTGGGGCTCCCCGCCGCCTACTCGATCGCCCGCTTTAAGCAAAACGGCCTCGCTCTAGCCATCCTCATCGCGCGGCTCACGCCGTACATCACCTACTTGGTGCCCTGGTACCTGGCCTTTCGCGCGCTCGGGCTTATCGACACCTACGTTGCGCTGACCCTCACCCACCTGATCGTCGGGATGCCACTGATTATCTGGATCATGATCTCGTTTTTCGAGGACGTGCCCACCGAACTCGAGGAAGCCGCTTTCGTCGACGGCTCGAGCCGCTTGGGGGTGTTTTTTCGCATCGTCTTGCCGCTAGCTGCCCCCGGCGTCGTCGCGGCCAGCATCCTGGCCTTTATCTTTAGCTGGAACCAGTTTCTGTTTTCGCTCATCCTCTCGGGCCCCAACACCCGCCCCGTACCGGTGGCGGTGTTTAACTTTATCTCTTACGGCCAGATCGACTTCGGCGGCCTCGGGGCGGCGGCGGTTTTAATCACCCTGCCCGTCATCTTGCTGACCTTGGTGATCCAGCGCTACATCGTCTCGGGGTTGACGATGGGGGCGGTGAAGGGCTGATGGCGGACGCGGACGAACGGCGCCGCCCCCTAGACAGCGAGTTCGTCATGCCGAGTTTGCGCCTAGACGGCCAGGTCGCGCTGGTCACGGGCGGGAGCCGCGGCCTCGGTTTGGGCGTCGCGCTGGCGCTCGCGCACGCGGGCGCCGACCTCGCGCTCGCGGCGCGCACCGCGTCTGAGCTGGGGACCGCCGCCGAGCTGGTGCGCAGGACGGGGCGGGAAGCGCTGACTTTGCCGACCGACGTGAGCAGTGTAGCGGCGGTGCGGGGGGCGGTGCAGCGGACCGCCGAGCACTACGGGCGCCTCGACATCCTGGTGAACGCGGCCGGCATCAACGTCCGCAAACCGGCCGCGGCACTCTCCGAGGAGGAGTGGGAGCGCGTGATGGCGGTGAACCTCAAGGGCGCCTTTTTCGCCGCGCAGGCCGCCGCCGAGACGATGCGCGCGCAGGGGCGGGGCAAGATCATCAACGTAGGCTCGCTCTCGTTTGAGATCGTGGTGCCCAACATCGCCCTCTACGCGGCCAGCAAGGGGGGGCTGCGGCAGATGACGCGGGCGCTGGCGCTCGAGTGGGCGAAAGACGGGATCTGCGTCAACGCCATCGCCCCCGGACGGTTTTGGACCGCCATGACCGACGCGGTCTTCTCCGACCCCGAGGGCTACCAAAGCGCCGTGAGCGTTATTCCCCAGGGGCGCCCCGGGGTACCGGCCGACCTCGCGGGGGCGGCCGTGCTGCTCGCCTCCGCGGCGTCGGACTACATCACCGGTCAAACCATCGTCGTCGACGGCGGTTGGCTCATCTCGGGGGGGACGCTCGCATGACCCGCACGCCACCAGACACCCTACCGAGCACCATGCGCGCGCTCGTGCTCACCCGCATCGGCGAGCTGCAGCTACGCGAGGTGCCCCTACCCGAGCCGCAACCGGGCGACGCGCTCCTCAAGGTGCGCGCGGTCGGCGTGTGTGGCTCCGACCTCCACGGCTATACCGGGCGGACCGGCAGGCGCGTCCCGCCGCTCGTCATGGGCCACGAGGCGACCGCCGAGGTGGTGGGGGTGGGCGAAGGCGTAGACCTCCCCATCGGGACGCGCGTCGCGGTCCACCCCATCGTGCAGACCGCGCGCGGGCGCCGCCTCATGGGTATGGACGCCCCCGGTGCCTACGCCGAGTACGTCGTTTGGCCCGCCCGCAACCTCTACCCGCTGCCCGAGACCTTGGACTTCGAGGCGGGCGCCTTTGCCGAACCGCTCG
This window contains:
- a CDS encoding SDR family NAD(P)-dependent oxidoreductase, coding for MADADERRRPLDSEFVMPSLRLDGQVALVTGGSRGLGLGVALALAHAGADLALAARTASELGTAAELVRRTGREALTLPTDVSSVAAVRGAVQRTAEHYGRLDILVNAAGINVRKPAAALSEEEWERVMAVNLKGAFFAAQAAAETMRAQGRGKIINVGSLSFEIVVPNIALYAASKGGLRQMTRALALEWAKDGICVNAIAPGRFWTAMTDAVFSDPEGYQSAVSVIPQGRPGVPADLAGAAVLLASAASDYITGQTIVVDGGWLISGGTLA
- a CDS encoding carbohydrate ABC transporter permease — encoded protein: MSRAGSVTVYPTQARAYKRNARLQSALIYLLMALVLVIILFPFVWMILTSFRNQIANTSPVPVWFFTPTLENYRNVIQRNDFLFFTWNSLVVATLSTLLGLVLGLPAAYSIARFKQNGLALAILIARLTPYITYLVPWYLAFRALGLIDTYVALTLTHLIVGMPLIIWIMISFFEDVPTELEEAAFVDGSSRLGVFFRIVLPLAAPGVVAASILAFIFSWNQFLFSLILSGPNTRPVPVAVFNFISYGQIDFGGLGAAAVLITLPVILLTLVIQRYIVSGLTMGAVKG
- a CDS encoding carbohydrate ABC transporter permease, producing the protein MKRAADFFDRHAPWLFPLPALLAILVLIVGPILANFVLATYDFFIGSAPRFVGLANFETALADRRFWNGLVNTFYFTGVAVPLQMLLGLGIALLFNRDMIGKGFVRTLILLPMVATPVAIALIWALMFNPSLGVLNYFLESLGLPRSLWVADARLAIPSLVLVDVWQWSPFVALILLAALQGVPQEYYEAARIDGAGAWQSFWHITLPGIRAAIVVALILRSIDALKTFDIIYVITQGGPGTASETLNVFAFKTGFEFFRAGYAATLLIFLLFVVLGIAVLLNLARRRVA